One Pseudomonas sp. C27(2019) DNA window includes the following coding sequences:
- a CDS encoding electron transfer flavoprotein subunit beta/FixA family protein — protein MKILVAVKRVVDYNVKVRVKADNSGVDLANVKMSMNPFCEIGVEEAIRLKEKGIATEVVAVSIGPTAAQEQLRTALALGADRAILVETPDEVRSLAVAKLLKAVVDQEQPQLIMLGKQAIDTDNNQAGQMLGALTGYAQGTFASKVEVDGDKVNVTREIDGGLQTVALNLPAIVTTDLRLNEPRYASLPNIMKAKKKPLEVITPESLGVSTASTVTTLKVEAPATRSAGIKVKDVAELVEKLKNEAKVI, from the coding sequence ATGAAGATTCTAGTAGCTGTCAAGCGAGTGGTAGACTATAACGTCAAGGTCCGCGTAAAAGCGGATAATTCTGGCGTCGATCTTGCCAACGTTAAAATGTCTATGAACCCTTTTTGCGAAATTGGTGTTGAAGAAGCCATTCGCCTAAAGGAAAAAGGTATTGCGACTGAAGTGGTTGCGGTATCTATTGGTCCTACTGCCGCTCAAGAGCAATTGCGTACTGCGCTGGCTCTGGGTGCGGATCGAGCAATTCTAGTCGAAACCCCTGATGAAGTACGTTCTTTGGCGGTAGCTAAACTGCTTAAAGCAGTGGTTGATCAAGAACAACCACAGTTGATCATGCTGGGTAAGCAGGCGATCGACACTGATAACAACCAAGCGGGTCAAATGCTGGGTGCGTTAACAGGTTATGCGCAAGGCACTTTTGCTTCTAAAGTGGAAGTTGATGGCGATAAAGTTAATGTGACCCGTGAAATTGATGGTGGTTTACAAACTGTCGCATTGAACTTGCCTGCGATTGTTACCACTGATTTGCGCTTAAATGAGCCACGTTATGCATCCTTGCCTAACATCATGAAAGCCAAGAAAAAGCCGCTGGAAGTTATAACTCCAGAATCTTTAGGCGTTTCTACCGCATCCACTGTCACAACTTTGAAAGTTGAAGCACCGGCTACACGCAGTGCTGGCATCAAAGTAAAAGATGTGGCTGAGCTGGTTGAGAAACTTAAAAATGAGGCGAAAGTAATCTAA
- the fur gene encoding ferric iron uptake transcriptional regulator, whose product MAENNELRKAGLKVTLPRVKIMQILESCEPRHMSAEDVYKALMDSGEDVGLATVYRVLTQFEAAGLVIRHNFDGGHAVFELDDGEHHDHIVCVDSGEVFEFYDEEIEKRQRKIVAEMGYELVEHDLVLYVKKK is encoded by the coding sequence ATGGCTGAAAATAATGAATTACGTAAAGCGGGTTTAAAGGTCACTTTACCGCGTGTGAAAATTATGCAAATCCTTGAATCATGCGAGCCGCGCCACATGAGTGCTGAAGATGTTTACAAGGCATTGATGGATAGTGGCGAGGATGTTGGCTTGGCAACGGTGTACCGTGTATTGACGCAATTTGAAGCGGCGGGCCTCGTTATCCGTCATAACTTCGATGGTGGGCATGCGGTGTTTGAGCTTGATGATGGTGAGCACCATGATCATATCGTCTGTGTTGATTCAGGTGAAGTTTTTGAATTTTATGATGAGGAAATTGAAAAGCGTCAGCGTAAAATTGTTGCAGAGATGGGTTATGAATTAGTAGAACATGACTTGGTGCTGTACGTAAAAAAGAAATAA
- a CDS encoding type II toxin-antitoxin system RatA family toxin, whose product MATHIQRSALLPYSAAALYDLINDVLSYPQFLPWCSGSEILEQNDEYMRAALVIAKGPISQRFVTKNTLVPNERVSMALEDGPFSHLQGVWEFKPLGEKACKISLDLEFDYAGPIIKATLGPLFTQAANTMVDAFCQRAKEVYG is encoded by the coding sequence ATGGCCACGCATATTCAACGTTCCGCTTTACTGCCCTACAGTGCAGCAGCGCTGTATGACTTGATTAACGATGTTTTGAGTTACCCGCAATTTTTACCTTGGTGCTCAGGTAGTGAGATTCTTGAGCAAAATGATGAGTACATGCGTGCTGCTCTAGTTATTGCTAAAGGGCCTATATCACAGCGCTTTGTGACTAAAAACACTCTGGTGCCCAATGAAAGGGTCAGTATGGCTTTAGAAGATGGCCCCTTTAGTCACTTGCAGGGTGTCTGGGAATTCAAGCCTCTGGGTGAGAAGGCGTGTAAAATCAGTTTGGATTTAGAGTTTGATTATGCTGGTCCCATTATCAAGGCCACTTTAGGACCTTTATTTACTCAAGCGGCTAACACTATGGTCGATGCATTTTGTCAGCGAGCGAAAGAAGTCTATGGATAA
- a CDS encoding electron transfer flavoprotein subunit alpha/FixB family protein gives MTILVIAEHSNDALGAATLNTVTAAKAIGGDIHVLVAGSGSDAVAQAAAKIDGVNKVLSADNAAFAHQLPENVAPLIAEVGKDYTHILASATTNGKNIMPRVAALLDVDQISEIIAVESADTFKRPIYAGNAIATVQSNAAIKVITVRATGFDAAAAEGGSASVEAVAAGSDAGVSAFVGEELAQSDRPELTAAKVVISGGRGMQNGENFDMLNRIADKLGGAVGASRAAVDAGFVPNDMQVGQTGKIVAPELYIAVGISGAIQHLAGMKDSKVIVAINKDEDAPIFQVADYGLVADLFDAVPELEAAL, from the coding sequence ATGACTATTTTGGTTATTGCTGAACATTCTAACGATGCCTTAGGTGCCGCTACCCTAAATACTGTTACGGCGGCCAAGGCAATTGGTGGTGATATTCATGTGCTGGTTGCCGGTTCTGGATCTGACGCGGTTGCACAGGCGGCTGCAAAAATTGATGGTGTAAACAAAGTATTGTCAGCTGATAACGCTGCATTTGCCCATCAACTGCCTGAAAATGTAGCCCCGTTAATTGCTGAAGTGGGCAAGGATTACACGCATATTCTTGCGTCTGCGACCACTAACGGTAAAAACATCATGCCGCGCGTTGCTGCGTTGCTCGATGTAGATCAAATTTCTGAAATCATCGCAGTAGAAAGCGCTGATACCTTTAAGCGCCCAATCTACGCAGGGAATGCAATTGCTACTGTGCAGTCAAATGCTGCAATTAAAGTGATCACTGTTCGTGCGACCGGTTTTGATGCGGCAGCAGCTGAAGGTGGCTCTGCTAGTGTTGAAGCTGTAGCAGCTGGTAGCGATGCGGGAGTTTCTGCATTTGTTGGTGAAGAGCTGGCGCAGTCTGACCGTCCAGAGTTAACTGCTGCTAAGGTGGTTATTTCGGGTGGTCGTGGCATGCAAAATGGTGAAAACTTTGACATGCTCAACCGTATTGCCGACAAGCTTGGTGGTGCGGTAGGCGCATCACGCGCTGCTGTTGACGCAGGATTTGTACCCAACGATATGCAGGTTGGCCAAACAGGTAAAATTGTTGCGCCAGAGCTGTACATCGCAGTGGGTATTTCCGGTGCGATTCAACACTTGGCGGGCATGAAAGATTCTAAAGTGATCGTTGCGATCAACAAAGATGAAGATGCACCGATTTTCCAAGTGGCAGACTACGGTTTAGTAGCGGATTTATTCGACGCTGTGCCTGAGCTAGAAGCAGCCCTATAA
- a CDS encoding electron transfer flavoprotein-ubiquinone oxidoreductase has protein sequence MEREFMEFDVVIVGAGPSGLSAACRLKQKATDAGQEISVCVVEKGSEVGAHILSGAVFETRALDELFPNWKELGAPLNTSVKRDDIYLLKNANKGQKIPNFFVPKTMHNEGNYIISLGNLCRWLAQQAENLGVEVYPGFAAQEALINEDGAVYGILTGDMGVDREGNPKDGMYTPGMELRAKYTLFAEGCRGHIGKQLNKRYNLDSEADVQHYGIGIKEIWDIDPAKHEEGLVVHTAGWPLDDDNPGGSFLYHTENNQVAVGLIVDLSYSNPHLSPFDEFQRYKHHPLVSQYLEGGTRVAYGARALTKGGFNSLPKMVFPGGALVGCDLGTLNFAKIKGNHTAMKSGMLAAEAAADAIIAGREGGDELTAYVEAFKSSWLYDDLFTSRNFGAAIHKYGALLGGAFNYIDQNIFGGRIPITLRDTTPDHTKLKLASESKKINYPKPDGKLSFDKLSSVFLSNTNHEEIQPCHLVLTDASIPLGKNLSMYDEPAQRYCPAGVYEIVTQANGEQTFQINAQNCVHCKTCDIKDPAQNITWIAPEGTGGPNYPNM, from the coding sequence GTGGAACGGGAATTTATGGAATTCGATGTCGTCATCGTTGGTGCAGGTCCATCGGGCCTTTCAGCCGCATGTCGACTCAAACAAAAGGCAACAGATGCCGGTCAAGAGATCAGCGTGTGTGTCGTTGAAAAGGGTTCCGAAGTCGGTGCCCACATTCTTTCTGGTGCGGTTTTTGAGACGCGTGCACTCGACGAATTATTTCCAAACTGGAAAGAACTCGGCGCCCCACTCAATACGTCAGTTAAACGTGATGACATTTATTTATTAAAAAACGCTAATAAAGGACAGAAAATCCCTAACTTCTTTGTGCCTAAGACCATGCACAACGAAGGCAACTACATTATCTCACTAGGTAATCTGTGCCGCTGGCTGGCTCAACAAGCAGAAAACCTTGGCGTAGAAGTGTATCCGGGCTTTGCTGCTCAAGAAGCACTGATCAACGAAGACGGTGCTGTTTACGGCATTTTAACCGGCGATATGGGCGTTGATCGTGAAGGCAACCCAAAAGACGGCATGTACACGCCAGGTATGGAATTACGTGCTAAATACACTTTATTTGCCGAAGGCTGCCGCGGTCACATCGGTAAACAACTGAACAAGCGCTACAACTTAGATAGCGAAGCTGATGTTCAGCACTACGGCATCGGCATCAAAGAAATCTGGGACATCGATCCTGCCAAACATGAAGAAGGCCTCGTGGTACATACTGCTGGCTGGCCTTTAGATGATGACAACCCAGGTGGCTCGTTCTTGTATCACACTGAAAACAATCAAGTGGCCGTAGGCCTGATCGTTGATCTGTCTTACAGCAACCCTCACTTATCACCCTTTGATGAGTTTCAGCGTTACAAGCATCACCCACTCGTCAGTCAGTACCTTGAAGGCGGTACGCGTGTCGCTTATGGCGCACGCGCACTGACTAAAGGTGGCTTTAACTCCTTGCCGAAAATGGTCTTCCCTGGCGGTGCTTTAGTCGGTTGCGACCTGGGCACACTCAACTTTGCCAAAATCAAAGGCAACCACACTGCAATGAAATCCGGCATGTTGGCCGCTGAAGCGGCGGCTGATGCGATTATTGCAGGACGCGAAGGTGGTGATGAGTTAACTGCATATGTCGAGGCATTCAAATCGAGCTGGCTGTACGACGACTTATTCACCAGCCGTAATTTTGGTGCAGCAATCCATAAATACGGCGCGTTATTAGGTGGTGCATTTAACTATATTGACCAAAATATTTTTGGCGGTCGGATCCCAATCACCCTGCGCGACACAACACCTGACCACACTAAATTGAAACTGGCCTCTGAGTCGAAAAAAATCAACTACCCTAAACCCGATGGCAAGTTAAGCTTTGATAAACTCAGCTCGGTGTTCTTGTCTAATACCAACCACGAAGAAATACAGCCCTGTCACCTAGTTTTGACAGATGCTAGCATTCCGCTGGGTAAAAACCTTTCGATGTACGATGAGCCAGCCCAGCGTTATTGCCCAGCTGGTGTGTATGAAATCGTCACGCAAGCGAACGGTGAGCAGACATTCCAAATTAATGCGCAAAACTGTGTGCATTGTAAAACCTGCGACATTAAAGACCCTGCACAAAACATCACATGGATTGCGCCAGAAGGCACTGGCGGCCCTAACTATCCAAACATGTAA
- the arsC gene encoding arsenate reductase (glutaredoxin) (This arsenate reductase requires both glutathione and glutaredoxin to convert arsenate to arsenite, after which the efflux transporter formed by ArsA and ArsB can extrude the arsenite from the cell, providing resistance.) has product MSDIILYHYSRCSKSRAALALLEERGINATVVHYVDTPLNAQQLSALLSKLNLTARQLMRSGESAYSEMGLDNPDLSEAQLIDAMVQAPILMQRPILEVGQRAAIGRPLDNLTELLA; this is encoded by the coding sequence ATGAGCGATATAATTTTGTACCATTATTCACGCTGCAGTAAATCACGTGCAGCCTTAGCCCTGCTCGAAGAACGCGGCATCAATGCAACTGTCGTTCACTATGTAGATACACCTCTAAATGCTCAACAACTGAGTGCCTTGCTCAGCAAGCTCAACCTTACAGCGCGTCAACTTATGCGCAGCGGTGAGTCAGCTTACAGCGAAATGGGTTTAGATAATCCAGATCTCAGTGAAGCCCAGTTGATTGATGCCATGGTGCAAGCACCGATTTTGATGCAACGCCCAATTCTAGAAGTAGGTCAGCGTGCCGCTATTGGCCGACCACTGGACAACCTAACGGAGCTTTTAGCATGA
- a CDS encoding TlpA family protein disulfide reductase yields the protein MKKILMVFCMVLLAGCDQVESLGHDQHGIDVTLSSQAKEWLVINYWAIWCAPCRKEVPELNALSSELSDQGVRVLGVNFDQLQGDKLLADSQQLGIAFSVLSTDPAARFKLPETRGLPATYIVNPQGQLAGQLPGEQSKESIVQALRQLGWSAP from the coding sequence TTGAAAAAAATACTTATGGTTTTTTGTATGGTGCTGCTCGCAGGTTGCGATCAAGTTGAGTCACTAGGCCATGATCAACATGGCATTGACGTTACGCTATCTTCACAAGCCAAAGAGTGGCTGGTGATTAACTATTGGGCGATTTGGTGTGCGCCATGCAGAAAAGAAGTGCCAGAGCTGAATGCGTTGTCGAGCGAGCTGAGTGATCAGGGTGTGCGTGTTTTGGGGGTGAATTTTGATCAACTGCAGGGTGATAAGCTTCTAGCGGACAGTCAGCAACTGGGCATTGCTTTTTCTGTACTGAGTACGGATCCAGCAGCACGTTTTAAACTGCCTGAAACTCGCGGTTTACCGGCCACCTATATTGTTAATCCGCAAGGCCAACTGGCAGGTCAGCTACCGGGTGAGCAGAGTAAAGAAAGCATCGTTCAGGCATTACGCCAACTGGGCTGGTCAGCGCCTTAA
- a CDS encoding RnfH family protein: MDKQMITVEVAYALAHKQKIVQMQVAQGTSARDAALRSGLDIDFPDIDLQGSPLGVFGKTIARPEEHILQAGDRVEIYRPLLADPKEVRKQRAARAAQAKAAEAEQ; the protein is encoded by the coding sequence ATGGATAAGCAAATGATTACAGTCGAAGTCGCCTATGCGCTGGCGCACAAACAAAAAATCGTACAGATGCAAGTAGCGCAAGGTACCAGTGCGCGTGATGCGGCGCTACGCTCTGGCTTGGATATCGATTTCCCCGATATTGATCTGCAGGGCAGTCCTTTAGGCGTTTTCGGAAAAACGATTGCTCGTCCTGAGGAGCATATTTTGCAGGCAGGTGATCGAGTAGAGATTTATCGCCCGTTGCTGGCTGACCCTAAAGAGGTACGCAAGCAACGTGCCGCACGAGCAGCACAGGCAAAAGCGGCAGAGGCTGAGCAGTAG
- the smpB gene encoding SsrA-binding protein SmpB yields the protein MAKHKKQPKGTIALNKKALHDYFVEQRMEAGIALAGWEIKSLRAGKAQLVDSYVLLKDGEAWLMGCHISPLTAASTHVITDPTRTRKLLLNRNELDKLFTGVQQKGYTCVALALYWKNHLVKCEIALGKGKKEYDKRHVEKERDSNREMQRALHDRKRAI from the coding sequence ATGGCTAAACATAAAAAACAACCGAAAGGCACCATTGCGCTGAATAAAAAAGCGCTGCACGATTACTTTGTTGAACAGCGTATGGAGGCAGGTATCGCTCTGGCAGGCTGGGAAATCAAAAGTTTGCGTGCAGGCAAAGCTCAGTTGGTGGACAGTTACGTCTTACTTAAAGACGGCGAAGCATGGCTAATGGGCTGTCATATCAGTCCGTTAACGGCTGCCAGTACCCATGTGATTACCGACCCGACTCGTACGCGCAAGTTGTTGCTGAACCGCAATGAGCTGGATAAGCTCTTCACTGGTGTGCAACAAAAAGGCTACACCTGCGTTGCATTAGCGCTGTACTGGAAGAACCATCTGGTCAAATGTGAAATAGCACTGGGTAAAGGTAAAAAAGAATACGACAAACGCCACGTAGAAAAAGAACGTGATTCCAATCGTGAAATGCAGCGCGCATTACATGATCGCAAAAGAGCGATTTAA
- a CDS encoding LuxR C-terminal-related transcriptional regulator has protein sequence MSKRTTLRSARAEQFYRPPVPNGYVARSRLYQRLRAGLQGRLILVCAPAGCGKSALSSAFCDQLPAPWRSVWLSLSARDSDPGRFFERFLNAVHSVYPDVGEQALAQLKTRQGHQAFPYEAWLNTVLDEISTDLNADSPLLLVLDDYHLAQNEVLDNNVQYLLNHLPAGFLLLVTSRQRPSWHLARLRLSDLILEINEQDLGFNPAELHTLLAEQGYTEVSDAIVQNILQRSEGWAAGLRLWLLALNGRVNNEYALLAGPHGSQGLIRDYVLEEIIAQQPESIQQFLFATATLERFHAGLCDALRERQDSAQVIEYLLAHHVFLVPLDEQGEWYRYHHLFSDALLVQQAAATDMRTVHARASAWFAEHDMLNEAVEYALLAEQPEIAAQLVQGSAEELLLAEQNISMLLRWKMDLPDGVLASTPRLIVLYCWALGLACQLDAADQLLAQLAKFLPAPSQAEQIGLLAQWQALSGLLARGRGDAQLAWQYCSEALLNLPVERHGQRQICTSILGSIAILRGDILQARQLARDNVELAQRVGCPLYTGFALYERARVLQLRGQIHRALAVVREGLKLLVDMPRERVYAVRARLTMYEGYLLGMRGRSQEARVKLCAGISEAQACRDASVLIGYRMQAILEGVSGRVPEAFAQLAEAERVMHTWDVPSIYYLAMLTLSKCELWLLQGQVELAQPWLERLSTTYNVQHMDKASEFHPQLALYVELQMALLERALGQVTAAEQRLRGLIEYARQHDCVVIEQTARVYLCVLLLEQGANGCAAKQLTQALQLAQGGAVLAFQPLLSQHAAWLRQQLGVRAQDQVRDDLLAALPEAIEQALVGEQLVQYEALSARELAVLQLIAQGCSNQEVSDKLFISLHTVKTHARNINLKLGVERRTQAVARAQALGVLS, from the coding sequence TTGTCTAAACGCACAACGCTAAGATCAGCCCGCGCTGAGCAGTTTTATCGGCCGCCGGTGCCTAATGGGTATGTGGCGCGATCACGTTTGTATCAGCGTTTGCGTGCAGGCTTGCAAGGACGATTGATCCTTGTGTGTGCACCGGCTGGCTGCGGTAAGAGTGCGTTAAGCAGCGCCTTTTGCGATCAGTTGCCAGCGCCTTGGCGTAGTGTTTGGTTATCATTGAGCGCACGCGATAGTGATCCAGGGCGATTTTTTGAACGGTTTTTAAATGCTGTACACAGCGTCTACCCTGATGTGGGCGAGCAGGCGCTGGCACAATTAAAGACGCGTCAGGGTCACCAAGCGTTTCCTTATGAGGCTTGGCTGAACACAGTGCTAGATGAAATCAGCACAGATTTAAATGCTGATTCCCCCTTATTATTGGTACTCGACGATTATCATCTCGCGCAAAATGAGGTGTTGGATAACAACGTACAGTATCTGCTGAATCATTTGCCGGCTGGATTCTTATTGCTGGTTACCAGCCGTCAGCGCCCTAGCTGGCATTTAGCACGCTTGCGTTTGTCAGATTTGATACTTGAAATCAATGAACAAGACTTAGGTTTTAATCCAGCCGAGCTGCATACTTTATTAGCTGAGCAAGGGTATACAGAGGTCAGTGACGCTATTGTGCAAAATATTCTGCAGCGCAGTGAAGGCTGGGCAGCGGGATTACGCTTGTGGCTGCTAGCGTTAAACGGTCGAGTAAATAATGAGTATGCTTTATTAGCTGGGCCGCATGGCTCACAGGGCTTGATTCGCGACTATGTGCTTGAAGAGATCATTGCTCAGCAGCCAGAGTCAATTCAACAGTTTTTATTTGCTACTGCGACGCTTGAGCGTTTTCATGCTGGTTTGTGTGATGCCTTACGTGAGCGCCAAGATAGTGCGCAGGTCATTGAATATTTGCTCGCTCATCACGTGTTTTTAGTCCCACTGGATGAGCAGGGTGAATGGTATCGATATCACCATTTGTTTTCAGATGCTTTATTGGTGCAGCAGGCGGCCGCTACTGATATGCGCACAGTGCATGCGCGCGCTAGTGCTTGGTTTGCTGAGCATGACATGCTTAATGAGGCTGTTGAGTATGCATTGCTGGCTGAACAGCCTGAGATTGCTGCGCAATTAGTGCAGGGTTCAGCTGAGGAGCTACTGTTGGCTGAGCAAAATATAAGCATGCTTTTGCGTTGGAAAATGGATTTGCCTGATGGTGTTTTAGCCAGCACACCGCGTTTGATTGTGCTTTATTGCTGGGCGTTAGGCCTAGCCTGTCAACTGGATGCAGCAGATCAGCTGTTGGCGCAGTTGGCAAAGTTTCTACCTGCGCCTAGCCAAGCTGAGCAGATCGGCTTGCTGGCGCAATGGCAAGCGCTTAGTGGTTTGTTAGCGCGAGGTCGCGGTGATGCACAATTGGCTTGGCAGTATTGCAGTGAAGCACTCTTAAATTTGCCTGTTGAACGTCATGGTCAACGGCAAATTTGCACCTCAATACTGGGCAGTATCGCGATATTACGCGGCGATATTCTGCAAGCACGTCAGCTGGCGCGAGATAATGTTGAGTTAGCGCAGCGTGTAGGTTGTCCACTGTACACCGGCTTTGCTTTGTATGAGCGTGCTCGAGTATTGCAGCTGCGTGGCCAAATACATCGAGCCCTAGCTGTTGTGCGTGAGGGGTTAAAGTTATTGGTCGACATGCCCCGTGAGCGTGTCTATGCGGTTCGTGCACGATTAACCATGTATGAAGGGTATTTGTTAGGTATGCGTGGGCGCTCCCAAGAAGCACGGGTAAAGCTCTGTGCCGGTATCAGTGAGGCGCAAGCCTGCCGTGATGCCAGTGTGCTGATTGGTTACCGTATGCAAGCCATATTAGAAGGTGTCAGTGGGCGTGTGCCTGAAGCGTTTGCTCAACTTGCTGAAGCTGAGCGGGTCATGCATACATGGGATGTACCGAGTATTTATTACTTGGCGATGCTGACTTTGAGCAAGTGTGAGTTGTGGTTGCTGCAGGGGCAGGTGGAGCTGGCGCAACCTTGGTTGGAGCGTTTGTCCACGACTTATAATGTGCAGCACATGGATAAGGCCTCAGAGTTCCACCCGCAATTGGCGCTATATGTAGAGTTGCAAATGGCCTTGCTGGAGCGTGCGTTAGGGCAGGTAACGGCTGCAGAGCAGCGCTTGCGCGGTTTAATTGAGTACGCGCGGCAGCATGATTGTGTTGTCATTGAGCAGACGGCCCGTGTGTATTTATGTGTGCTGTTATTAGAGCAGGGTGCCAATGGTTGTGCGGCTAAGCAATTAACGCAGGCGTTACAGTTGGCGCAAGGTGGTGCTGTGTTGGCCTTTCAGCCGTTATTGAGCCAGCATGCGGCCTGGTTGCGTCAGCAGTTAGGCGTGCGTGCTCAAGATCAGGTGCGTGATGATCTTTTAGCAGCGTTGCCTGAAGCGATAGAGCAGGCGTTGGTGGGTGAGCAGCTAGTGCAATATGAGGCTTTGAGCGCTAGGGAATTGGCTGTTTTGCAATTGATTGCGCAGGGTTGTTCTAATCAGGAAGTGAGCGATAAATTATTTATTTCGCTGCATACAGTGAAGACTCATGCGCGCAATATTAACCTTAAGCTTGGTGTTGAGCGCCGCACGCAAGCTGTGGCGCGCGCGCAGGCTTTGGGTGTTTTGAGTTAA
- a CDS encoding outer membrane protein assembly factor BamE: MQNSSRIIRSFTLASLLVLAGCSFPGVHKIDIQQGNVVTQDMVDQLRPGMTTRQVRFIMGTPLIADTFNSNRWDYLYSIQLAGGTRKQERISLIFNDDNQLQGLGGDFLPGVSRDQAILGQSSTTSSATDARTAQTEPSETQERIEPPVPGSLQEQIQREVDEMEAAPIPESRLENGEL, from the coding sequence ATGCAAAATAGCTCACGTATTATTCGCAGTTTTACTCTTGCCAGCTTATTAGTGCTGGCTGGTTGTTCATTTCCCGGCGTCCATAAGATTGATATTCAGCAAGGCAATGTTGTCACCCAAGATATGGTTGATCAACTACGTCCCGGCATGACCACTCGCCAAGTGCGCTTTATTATGGGCACACCCTTGATTGCAGATACCTTCAATAGTAATCGCTGGGATTACTTATACAGTATCCAACTCGCGGGCGGTACACGCAAACAGGAGCGTATCAGCCTAATATTTAACGATGACAATCAACTGCAAGGTTTGGGCGGTGATTTTCTTCCTGGCGTAAGCCGCGATCAGGCTATTTTGGGTCAAAGCAGCACAACTAGCAGTGCGACTGATGCGCGCACAGCACAAACAGAACCTAGCGAGACTCAAGAGCGCATCGAGCCGCCAGTCCCCGGCTCGCTGCAGGAGCAAATTCAACGTGAAGTTGATGAGATGGAGGCCGCACCTATTCCCGAGTCACGCTTAGAAAACGGCGAACTCTGA
- a CDS encoding sulfate ABC transporter substrate-binding protein yields the protein MKRLLTASLFALSFSAASALQAAPLLNVSYDVMRDFYKDYNAAFQKYWQAQGNKAAQIQMSHGGSSKQARSVIDGLPADVITMNMATDINALYEYGKLIPENWAERLPNNSAPFTSATVLIVRKGNPKNLQDWPDLIKDGVQIIVPNPKTSGNGRYTYLSAWAYVLKNGGSEQDAKDFVGKLFKQAPVLDTGGRAATSTFMQNQIGDVLVTFENEAEMIAREFGRGAFEVVYPSVSAEAEPPVTIVDKVVDRKGSRVIAQAYLDYLWSDEAQRIAANNYLRPRNQAILAEFADRFPEVDFMPVEATFGNWTDIQKDHFNDGGIFDQVYADQQ from the coding sequence ATGAAACGCCTGCTAACAGCATCACTTTTCGCCCTAAGTTTTAGCGCAGCGAGCGCTTTACAAGCAGCACCACTACTGAATGTCTCTTATGATGTGATGCGCGATTTCTATAAAGACTACAATGCTGCCTTCCAAAAATACTGGCAGGCCCAGGGTAATAAAGCAGCACAGATCCAGATGTCACATGGTGGCTCAAGCAAGCAAGCGCGCTCAGTCATCGACGGTCTGCCAGCCGATGTCATCACCATGAACATGGCCACCGACATCAACGCTTTGTATGAATACGGCAAGCTTATTCCTGAAAACTGGGCTGAGCGCTTGCCTAATAACAGCGCTCCTTTTACCTCAGCGACTGTGTTAATCGTGCGCAAAGGCAACCCAAAAAACCTGCAAGACTGGCCTGATCTGATTAAAGATGGCGTGCAAATTATCGTACCTAACCCAAAAACTTCAGGTAATGGCCGTTACACCTACCTATCTGCTTGGGCCTACGTATTGAAAAATGGCGGCAGTGAGCAAGACGCTAAAGACTTTGTCGGTAAGCTATTTAAGCAAGCGCCGGTACTGGATACTGGCGGCCGTGCGGCAACCAGCACCTTTATGCAGAACCAAATCGGTGATGTTTTGGTGACCTTTGAAAATGAAGCGGAGATGATCGCTCGTGAGTTTGGTCGTGGCGCCTTTGAAGTGGTCTACCCCAGTGTCAGCGCCGAAGCTGAGCCACCGGTGACCATCGTTGACAAGGTGGTTGACCGCAAAGGCTCACGCGTGATTGCACAAGCCTATCTAGACTACCTGTGGTCAGATGAAGCACAGCGTATTGCCGCAAACAACTATTTACGCCCACGCAACCAAGCAATACTTGCCGAGTTTGCTGATCGCTTCCCTGAAGTTGATTTCATGCCAGTTGAAGCTACTTTTGGCAACTGGACTGACATCCAAAAAGATCACTTCAATGATGGCGGGATTTTTGATCAAGTCTACGCCGACCAGCAGTAA